The following are encoded together in the Pedobacter steynii genome:
- a CDS encoding TonB-dependent receptor, whose amino-acid sequence MKCSFILIAAQLTFISVLMASNVKSQDLDHKISLRLENVTIAQGLSAIGKVGNIRFSLREQSVQRERKNVTLVAAQISVREAINKLLANTGLQYKLVEGYVVIDSKPVPIVITGTVSDAKTRETLIGVSVKLKGTNTAASTDVNGKFKISVPEGGGILIVSYMGYQSREIKVDAATKELSINLSASSTQLSEVTVQARRKTNTEVAVLDERKKSAVVQDAISAVQIERTGSITTTQALQRVSGVTITDDKYVAIRGLGDRSVIGQLNGVRLASSDPDRSSIPLDLVPASLLDNITIYKTVTPDKPADAAAGIVELKTKSVPDSMVFDVIIQSGFNSNIGIGGQHNSFFNSDMGFLGDKINKKNLSSDFLNLATQYKGGLPQIQSMIANSGYSPEMKQEVKRINGIMQGFDPVMTTRYKQSPLNQLYSATFGNSYTLFKKHKLGVIAGGNYYRRTTDISGGDIQQYSIYQGVVTGNPQVSSPRNIPNYITPNSLYMGKYQTYKENTGTETLNYGTLLGLTYRFSPQHEISMQYLGSWGGETQATNMFGGYEYTGLPGDVRSTIYSLKQSYRKLNTFNLQGEHKFLTGEYSPRLSYNVASSRAGQNDPDYRFITLADYMPKGGAYYSRPTTGPNNGGTELVNTDHLYALSSGYVNGFGAYGIIQAEPNGRRYRNLDEKNYNYKADISIPFKLFGEKQEFKTGVNYLNRDRDFTENVLFLPGSNFSSLGALPLYRVEGNLDRLVSPEIIGIRPMAPGTGEGAAPVGGFLYNSQKSPNNYTGFFETKAAYAMVDLKVTKDLRLTGGLRFESTNIQSAVDTSGVFLDPALTAPGAGGTRIPLSLTSPNSVYKTGYKPYYSLNATYNFKDKMNFRAGYNTTLARPELREITNVFEFDAFQMGLVVGNPNLINQYTQNLDFRWEYFPNNGEVVAVSLFGKRIQNQLYKVFSLQTSGLAATYPEYPTIRFENDPNIGKVWGLELEIVKDLGRIWDPLQNFFIGTNLLLAQSQIKKSPERLEANRSLDRHTPSNSPLFEQAPYSLNGWLNYNNKRAGTSLTGTFNMVGERLVQINLTGEPDLYTRPVPILDFVFSQRIFKNVIFKGYMKNLLNPSIKTVYANPGTGGTWYGNEYLNRGYKRGSEFMMGFTYNLF is encoded by the coding sequence ATGAAATGCTCTTTTATCCTCATTGCGGCCCAGCTTACTTTTATAAGTGTCCTGATGGCCAGTAATGTAAAGAGTCAGGATCTTGATCATAAAATAAGCCTGCGGTTAGAAAATGTGACCATCGCACAGGGGTTGTCTGCAATTGGGAAGGTAGGAAACATCCGTTTTTCCCTGAGAGAGCAATCTGTACAAAGGGAAAGGAAGAATGTGACGCTTGTTGCCGCACAGATCAGTGTTAGAGAAGCCATCAATAAGCTGCTGGCCAATACTGGTTTGCAATATAAACTGGTGGAAGGTTATGTGGTGATCGACAGTAAACCTGTTCCTATTGTCATTACAGGAACAGTGAGTGACGCAAAAACCAGGGAAACCCTCATCGGCGTTAGTGTAAAACTGAAAGGAACGAATACTGCCGCATCTACCGATGTGAACGGTAAATTCAAAATCTCAGTCCCCGAAGGCGGAGGTATTCTTATCGTTTCTTATATGGGCTACCAAAGCAGGGAAATTAAAGTGGATGCGGCGACAAAAGAGCTGAGCATCAATTTAAGTGCTTCTTCTACTCAACTCAGCGAGGTAACCGTTCAGGCAAGGCGAAAAACAAATACCGAAGTTGCTGTGCTGGACGAACGTAAAAAATCGGCCGTTGTACAGGATGCGATTTCAGCGGTGCAGATAGAACGTACCGGAAGTATTACTACCACTCAGGCTTTACAAAGGGTTTCAGGAGTGACCATCACAGATGATAAGTATGTGGCGATCCGTGGTTTGGGAGATAGAAGTGTGATCGGGCAACTGAATGGTGTCCGTCTGGCTTCTTCTGATCCGGACCGTAGTTCTATTCCTTTGGACCTGGTTCCGGCCTCACTTTTAGACAACATCACGATTTATAAAACAGTAACCCCGGATAAACCTGCAGATGCTGCTGCCGGAATTGTAGAGCTAAAGACGAAATCCGTACCAGACAGTATGGTCTTTGATGTGATCATTCAATCTGGTTTCAATTCCAATATCGGAATCGGCGGACAACACAATAGTTTTTTCAATAGTGATATGGGTTTCTTAGGCGATAAGATCAACAAGAAAAACTTATCCTCTGATTTCTTAAATCTTGCCACACAATACAAAGGCGGACTTCCGCAAATCCAGAGCATGATTGCCAACAGCGGATACAGTCCGGAGATGAAACAGGAAGTCAAAAGAATCAATGGAATTATGCAGGGTTTTGATCCGGTAATGACCACGCGTTACAAACAAAGTCCTCTAAATCAGTTGTACTCTGCTACTTTCGGAAACAGCTATACCTTGTTTAAAAAACATAAACTTGGTGTAATTGCAGGTGGGAATTATTACCGCCGTACCACAGATATTTCGGGTGGTGACATTCAGCAATATAGCATCTATCAGGGGGTTGTGACAGGTAATCCTCAAGTGAGCAGCCCAAGGAATATACCTAATTACATTACCCCAAATAGCTTATATATGGGTAAATATCAGACCTATAAAGAGAATACAGGAACAGAAACCCTGAATTATGGAACTTTATTGGGTTTAACTTACCGTTTTAGTCCGCAGCATGAAATCAGCATGCAATACCTGGGAAGCTGGGGCGGTGAAACACAAGCGACCAATATGTTCGGGGGCTATGAATACACCGGGTTGCCTGGTGATGTCCGCAGTACGATCTACTCGCTTAAACAATCTTACCGTAAGCTCAATACGTTTAACCTTCAGGGAGAACATAAATTCCTGACCGGGGAATATTCACCAAGGTTAAGTTATAACGTGGCTTCTTCAAGAGCAGGTCAAAATGATCCGGATTATCGTTTCATCACCCTTGCAGACTACATGCCAAAAGGAGGCGCTTATTACAGCAGGCCAACAACAGGTCCTAACAATGGAGGTACTGAGCTGGTAAACACAGACCATCTATACGCCTTGTCATCCGGTTATGTAAATGGATTTGGTGCCTATGGCATTATCCAGGCAGAACCCAACGGCAGGCGTTACAGAAATCTGGATGAGAAGAATTACAATTATAAAGCAGATATCAGTATTCCTTTTAAACTTTTTGGAGAAAAACAGGAATTTAAAACCGGGGTCAATTACCTGAACCGCGACCGTGATTTTACAGAGAATGTGTTGTTTCTTCCGGGCTCTAACTTCTCTTCTTTAGGCGCATTGCCCTTGTACAGGGTCGAAGGAAATCTGGACCGCCTGGTGAGTCCGGAGATTATCGGGATCCGTCCGATGGCACCGGGAACGGGAGAAGGAGCAGCTCCGGTAGGTGGATTTTTATACAATAGCCAGAAATCCCCGAACAATTATACCGGTTTCTTTGAAACCAAGGCTGCTTATGCGATGGTCGACCTGAAAGTGACAAAAGACCTGAGGTTAACCGGAGGTCTCCGTTTTGAATCTACCAATATCCAGTCGGCAGTAGATACATCGGGGGTGTTCTTAGATCCTGCATTAACTGCTCCCGGTGCAGGAGGAACAAGGATTCCATTGTCTTTAACGAGTCCTAACTCAGTTTATAAAACAGGATACAAGCCTTACTATTCCTTAAACGCGACTTACAACTTTAAAGATAAAATGAATTTCAGGGCGGGATACAATACGACATTGGCGAGACCTGAACTTAGAGAGATCACCAACGTATTTGAGTTTGATGCCTTCCAGATGGGCTTGGTGGTCGGAAATCCAAACCTGATCAACCAATATACCCAAAACCTGGATTTCCGTTGGGAATATTTCCCGAACAACGGTGAGGTGGTTGCAGTTTCTCTATTCGGAAAACGCATTCAAAACCAATTATATAAAGTATTCAGTTTGCAAACAAGTGGACTGGCGGCAACCTATCCGGAATATCCAACCATCAGGTTTGAAAACGACCCTAACATTGGTAAGGTATGGGGATTAGAGTTGGAAATTGTAAAAGATCTGGGTAGAATCTGGGACCCGCTACAGAATTTCTTTATCGGTACCAACCTGCTGCTTGCCCAAAGTCAGATTAAAAAATCACCGGAGCGTCTGGAAGCAAACCGTTCCCTGGACAGACATACACCAAGCAATAGTCCGCTGTTTGAGCAGGCACCCTATTCCCTTAACGGATGGCTGAACTATAACAACAAACGTGCTGGAACGAGTCTTACCGGAACATTTAATATGGTAGGGGAGCGTCTGGTACAGATCAACCTGACTGGTGAGCCTGACCTGTATACCCGTCCGGTTCCGATCCTTGATTTCGTATTCAGTCAGCGGATTTTTAAGAACGTAATTTTTAAAGGTTACATGAAAAACCTGCTGAATCCATCTATCAAAACCGTATATGCCAATCCTGGAACTGGTGGTACCTGGTATGGAAACGAATACCTTAACCGTGGTTATAAGCGTGGCAGCGAATTTATGATGGGATTCACTTATAATTTGTTTTAA
- a CDS encoding RNA polymerase sigma-70 factor, with amino-acid sequence MEKYSRGNTSAYNVLFKRYYDPLYGYALKNVKEAEVAEELTMDVMLGLWKTKGEVAVEDNLKAYLYRSVKNAIYNHHRKKILNTVSLELVSEDLNHTSRSADHELDSRELEQVYRQKLNQLSPQRKKVYEMSREENMTYSEIARNLDLSVNTVENYMVASLSFFRKQLKEHADFTLIILISLLLG; translated from the coding sequence TTGGAAAAATATAGTCGGGGAAATACTTCCGCTTATAATGTTCTTTTTAAGCGTTATTATGACCCACTTTATGGCTATGCTTTAAAAAATGTTAAAGAAGCAGAGGTTGCTGAAGAACTCACCATGGATGTCATGCTTGGTCTATGGAAGACAAAAGGAGAGGTAGCGGTTGAAGATAATCTCAAGGCTTACCTCTATCGTTCTGTAAAGAATGCCATCTATAACCATCACCGTAAAAAGATCCTGAATACTGTGTCTCTGGAATTGGTTTCAGAAGATCTAAACCATACCTCAAGGTCTGCTGACCATGAACTGGATAGTAGAGAACTGGAGCAGGTTTATCGTCAGAAGCTAAACCAGTTAAGCCCTCAGCGCAAAAAGGTTTATGAAATGAGCAGAGAAGAAAATATGACCTATTCGGAGATTGCCAGAAATCTGGACTTATCGGTCAATACGGTAGAAAATTATATGGTCGCTTCTTTGAGCTTTTTTCGCAAGCAATTGAAAGAACATGCTGACTTTACCCTGATTATACTAATTAGCTTGTTGTTGGGTTAA
- a CDS encoding FecR family protein has product MEPEHKDKTLIRKYLNHNCTPEEMKEIKRLMLVPGTQQIFDELLSENWTGLEAEENTAQLHLQKKLQQFYKKLEAEEMQHFQQKEEDERTVRSIKQRNYLRYAAVMAVIFLGLGTYGILQYKKTPVEEQIAMREILNPRGQRSRIVLPDSSAVYLGAGSRITFPEQFDANSREIELEGEAFFEVTRDAKKPFIVHTGKVQTRVLGTSFKIDAFRSRPLTVAVATGKVRVDDYTGQTGKSLAVLNPGQKVTYNQGLIKTANTEIDEISGWKDARLVFHNQSLKEITTELERWYNVEISFEHKGKAKEKISVVLQADVPLNKIMKVLAATGHFKYNITSRNVSIN; this is encoded by the coding sequence ATGGAGCCAGAGCATAAAGATAAAACCCTGATTAGAAAATACCTCAATCACAATTGTACTCCTGAAGAGATGAAGGAGATAAAGAGATTGATGTTGGTTCCGGGTACACAACAAATTTTTGACGAGCTGCTGTCGGAAAACTGGACAGGGCTGGAAGCAGAAGAAAATACAGCTCAGCTACACCTGCAGAAAAAGCTGCAGCAGTTTTATAAAAAACTGGAGGCTGAAGAAATGCAGCATTTTCAGCAAAAGGAAGAAGATGAGAGAACAGTCCGTTCAATAAAACAACGTAACTATTTACGATACGCTGCTGTAATGGCTGTCATCTTTCTCGGCCTGGGTACTTATGGAATTCTCCAATATAAAAAAACTCCGGTAGAGGAGCAGATCGCCATGCGTGAGATTCTAAATCCTCGCGGGCAACGTTCGAGGATTGTGTTGCCAGACAGCTCCGCTGTTTATCTTGGAGCCGGTAGCCGAATCACTTTCCCTGAACAGTTTGATGCAAATTCCCGGGAGATTGAACTCGAAGGTGAAGCCTTTTTTGAAGTCACACGAGATGCTAAGAAACCTTTCATTGTCCATACCGGAAAAGTACAAACTAGAGTACTCGGAACTTCCTTTAAAATTGATGCATTCAGAAGCCGTCCTTTAACCGTAGCAGTGGCGACTGGAAAAGTAAGGGTAGATGACTATACAGGACAGACTGGTAAGTCCCTGGCCGTTCTGAACCCTGGACAAAAAGTAACCTATAATCAGGGGCTGATAAAAACTGCAAATACGGAAATCGATGAGATCAGTGGCTGGAAAGATGCCCGTCTGGTCTTTCATAATCAATCCCTTAAAGAGATCACTACAGAACTGGAACGCTGGTATAACGTGGAAATCAGCTTTGAGCATAAAGGAAAAGCAAAAGAAAAGATTTCAGTCGTACTACAGGCTGATGTTCCACTGAATAAGATCATGAAAGTATTGGCAGCAACAGGCCATTTTAAATATAACATAACCTCTCGGAATGTCTCGATTAATTAA